The following proteins are encoded in a genomic region of Bacilli bacterium:
- a CDS encoding glucose 1-dehydrogenase, which produces MRLKEKIALITGSGSGIGKSSALLFARHGATVIVNDLHADNGNETAEEIRREGGEAKFIQADVTDPASVKEMVESIIRMYGRIDVLFNNAGISGVGALHEIEPEQWDRIIEVNIKGVFLPSKFVIPHMMERKSGTIINMSSCIAEIGLAKRASYAATKGAVLALTKSMQVDYAPYNIRINALLPGTILTPFVENYLKTSYADPNAAFEALKKRQLSGQLGRPEDVAQAALFLASDESKFMMGSPLYIDGGATFGKNA; this is translated from the coding sequence GTGAGACTGAAAGAGAAAATCGCATTAATTACCGGCTCCGGTTCGGGAATCGGCAAAAGCAGCGCGCTGCTGTTCGCCAGGCATGGCGCGACCGTCATCGTCAACGATTTGCATGCGGACAATGGTAACGAAACGGCGGAAGAAATCCGCAGGGAAGGAGGAGAGGCCAAGTTTATTCAGGCGGATGTGACCGATCCCGCTTCTGTTAAAGAAATGGTTGAATCCATCATCAGGATGTACGGCCGCATCGATGTCTTATTTAACAATGCCGGCATCAGCGGCGTAGGGGCCTTGCATGAAATCGAACCGGAGCAATGGGATCGCATCATCGAAGTCAATATTAAGGGTGTGTTTCTCCCTTCCAAATTTGTTATTCCCCATATGATGGAACGTAAGTCGGGTACGATCATCAATATGTCTTCTTGCATCGCGGAGATCGGGTTGGCAAAACGGGCTTCCTACGCGGCGACGAAAGGAGCGGTGCTCGCGCTCACCAAATCGATGCAGGTCGATTATGCCCCGTATAATATTCGAATCAATGCGCTCTTGCCAGGCACCATTTTGACCCCTTTCGTGGAAAATTATTTGAAAACTTCGTATGCCGATCCAAATGCGGCTTTCGAAGCGCTTAAGAAACGCCAGCTAAGCGGACAATTGGGCAGACCGGAAGACGTTGCGCAAGCGGCGTTGTTTCTGGCGTCGGACGAATCGAAATTTATGATGGGTTCTCCGCTGTATATCGACGGCGGGGCCACTTTCGGGAAAAACGCTTAA
- a CDS encoding family 78 glycoside hydrolase catalytic domain, whose translation MLQADKLRCEYLENPIGIDVLSPRISWQLRSDARAVLQRAYQIQISEQQSFAHIIWDTGKIVSDKSLHVVLAGVPLKARTRYHYRVRIWSDGDETSDWAYAYWETGLLAHEAWQAEWISAPLAPFSPEMCACPLFRRGFMVSGEVETARIYATALGLYELRLNGRRVGNSYFTPGWTSGGDRLHYQTYDVTNLLQAGENALGAILGNGRHKSYHRQDEGHSFGERPALLLQLHIVYRNGREDVIVSDGNWQTADSPIMQSIVDHGETYDARLEKQGWDKTAFGEDIWRAADVLPYPKSLIVAQVNEPIRKIEKVKPVAIITTPQGETVLDMGRSMVGWVRFTIRGEAGQEVSLEHGESLDRDGNFARGPLHGERQIMRYILKGGAPETFQPHFTFQRFRYVKLSGFGESPDLADFAGIVLHADMESVGYFVCSEPQVNKLLHQIVWEQKGDFLDFPGNSLRRDARTATYFFNVAPFFTNWLHDWKSVYASQDAVQPAIRNLPGNNEALSPWDGAAAVVYPWVLYECYGDVRILEQQYESIQAWTDYVRAQTSGKRVESEEDFIAFAFYAYSLSLAAKTAAILNKNADAQVYEKLHADVAEAFRRSFAAEAEKLPAPALYVHALALMFGLIDGAEKDLAIRKLHDGLSDIDGPKAAAFTAAPYLFFALSRFGEMELAYKLLLQTVPEPTPRHPNCLHPYAIGTIGEWLFRCVAGIDTDEDQPGYKHIHIHPQPGPGLAWAEAKLETMYGTVGVGWRRTGYDTMEYSVMIPPNTTATVFLPNAKADELLESGAGVRQADGISSVTPMENGVYLCVGSGNYHFTLM comes from the coding sequence ATGTTACAGGCAGACAAACTCCGCTGCGAATATTTGGAAAACCCGATTGGCATCGATGTGCTTTCGCCCAGAATCAGCTGGCAGCTGCGCTCTGACGCAAGGGCGGTGCTGCAGCGAGCATATCAAATTCAAATTTCCGAACAGCAATCATTTGCGCATATTATCTGGGACACGGGCAAAATTGTTTCCGATAAATCCCTTCACGTTGTATTAGCAGGCGTACCGCTGAAGGCGCGCACGCGCTACCATTACCGCGTCCGCATTTGGAGCGATGGCGATGAGACGTCGGATTGGGCATACGCCTATTGGGAGACGGGGCTTCTTGCGCATGAGGCGTGGCAGGCGGAGTGGATCAGCGCTCCGCTCGCGCCGTTTTCACCGGAGATGTGCGCATGCCCTTTATTCCGCCGCGGCTTTATGGTTTCAGGCGAAGTGGAGACCGCACGGATTTATGCGACCGCGCTCGGGCTTTACGAGCTGCGGTTGAACGGCCGCCGCGTCGGAAACAGTTATTTTACCCCCGGTTGGACAAGCGGCGGCGACCGCTTGCATTATCAGACGTACGATGTTACGAATCTTTTGCAGGCGGGCGAAAACGCGCTTGGCGCAATTCTCGGCAATGGGCGGCATAAAAGTTATCATCGGCAGGATGAAGGGCATTCGTTCGGCGAGCGCCCCGCGCTTCTGTTGCAATTGCACATTGTTTACCGTAACGGGCGCGAAGATGTCATCGTGTCCGACGGAAATTGGCAGACGGCGGATAGCCCGATTATGCAGTCAATAGTCGATCATGGCGAAACGTATGACGCCCGCCTGGAAAAACAAGGTTGGGACAAGACCGCGTTTGGCGAAGACATCTGGCGCGCTGCGGATGTTCTCCCGTATCCGAAGTCGCTTATAGTGGCGCAGGTAAACGAGCCGATCCGCAAAATCGAAAAAGTGAAACCCGTGGCGATTATCACGACTCCGCAAGGCGAAACGGTGCTTGATATGGGTCGAAGCATGGTGGGCTGGGTGCGTTTTACGATTCGCGGCGAAGCCGGACAGGAAGTGTCGCTCGAGCACGGCGAGTCGCTGGATCGCGACGGCAATTTTGCGCGCGGCCCATTGCACGGCGAAAGGCAAATCATGCGATACATTTTAAAAGGCGGGGCCCCGGAAACATTTCAGCCGCATTTTACGTTCCAGCGCTTCCGCTATGTGAAGTTGTCCGGTTTCGGCGAATCGCCCGACCTTGCCGATTTTGCCGGCATTGTTCTGCACGCCGATATGGAGTCCGTCGGATATTTTGTATGTTCCGAGCCGCAGGTGAACAAACTGCTGCATCAGATCGTCTGGGAACAAAAAGGCGATTTTCTCGATTTTCCGGGCAATAGCCTGCGCCGGGACGCTCGCACCGCCACTTATTTTTTCAACGTTGCGCCGTTCTTCACCAACTGGCTGCATGACTGGAAATCCGTTTATGCGAGCCAAGACGCCGTTCAACCGGCAATCCGCAACCTGCCTGGCAATAATGAGGCATTATCGCCGTGGGACGGCGCGGCGGCAGTTGTTTACCCGTGGGTGTTGTACGAATGCTATGGCGATGTGCGCATTTTGGAACAGCAATATGAAAGCATACAGGCGTGGACGGATTATGTTCGCGCGCAAACAAGCGGCAAACGTGTCGAGTCTGAGGAAGATTTCATTGCGTTTGCCTTTTACGCGTATTCTTTGTCGCTTGCCGCCAAAACCGCCGCGATCCTGAACAAGAATGCCGATGCGCAAGTCTATGAAAAATTGCATGCAGATGTTGCGGAAGCGTTCCGGCGGAGTTTCGCAGCCGAAGCCGAAAAGTTGCCGGCTCCCGCTCTATATGTGCATGCGCTGGCGCTTATGTTTGGTTTGATCGACGGCGCGGAAAAAGATTTGGCGATCCGCAAGCTGCATGATGGGCTTTCGGATATTGACGGCCCCAAAGCCGCCGCATTCACCGCTGCGCCTTACCTGTTTTTTGCGCTAAGCCGATTTGGCGAGATGGAGTTGGCGTACAAGCTGCTTTTGCAAACCGTCCCCGAGCCAACGCCGCGTCATCCAAATTGTTTGCATCCGTACGCAATCGGCACGATCGGCGAATGGTTGTTTCGTTGCGTTGCGGGAATTGATACGGACGAAGACCAGCCGGGATACAAGCATATCCATATACACCCGCAACCGGGACCCGGTCTTGCCTGGGCGGAAGCGAAACTGGAGACCATGTACGGTACGGTTGGCGTCGGTTGGCGGCGTACAGGGTACGATACGATGGAGTATTCCGTGATGATTCCGCCCAACACGACCGCTACGGTATTTTTGCCGAATGCGAAAGCGGACGAACTTTTGGAGAGCGGAGCCGGCGTAAGGCAAGCCGACGGCATATCTTCCGTTACCCCGATGGAAAACGGCGTGTATTTATGCGTCGGCTCGGGGAATTATCACTTCACGCTCATGTGA
- the araA gene encoding L-arabinose isomerase — translation MLQIKPYSFWFVTGSQHLYGPEALAEVAANAQKMAEDMDRDEAIPFRLVYKSVLTTPEAIRRLCLDANADDDCAGIITWMHTFSPAKMWIAGLTQLAKPLLHLHTQFNRDIPWNSIDMDFMNLHQSAHGDREYGFIGARLGISRKVVVGHWEDGLIRRRIGGWMRTAVAFAESRALKVARFGDNMREVAVTEGDKVEAQVKFGWSVNGYGIGDLAKRIDAVSDAEVDRLMREYAERYEIVPEGKSPGAVHEAIRYQARLELGLRAFLQEGNFSAFTDTFEDLHGLRQLPGLAVQRLMEDGYGFGGEGDWKTAALVRIMKIIADNKGTSFMEDYTYHLDPDNELVLGAHMLEICPTIAADKPRIEVHPLGIGGKEDPARLVFNGKAGSAVNASIIDLGSRFRLIVNEVEAVAPPHAMPKLPVARVMWKVRPNLQDGVESWILAGGAHHTGFSYAVTSEQLADFAEMAGIECAIIGEGTKPQAFRNELRLNDLAWRLR, via the coding sequence ATGCTGCAAATCAAACCTTATTCTTTTTGGTTTGTCACGGGCAGCCAGCACTTGTACGGACCGGAGGCATTGGCGGAAGTGGCGGCTAATGCGCAAAAAATGGCCGAGGATATGGACCGCGACGAAGCAATTCCGTTTCGGCTCGTATACAAATCGGTGCTAACCACACCGGAGGCAATCCGCAGGCTTTGCCTCGATGCAAACGCCGACGACGACTGTGCGGGCATCATTACGTGGATGCATACATTTTCCCCGGCAAAAATGTGGATCGCCGGTTTGACGCAGCTTGCGAAACCGCTTTTGCATTTGCACACCCAATTTAATCGGGATATCCCGTGGAATTCGATCGACATGGACTTCATGAATTTGCACCAATCGGCGCATGGCGACCGGGAATACGGATTTATCGGCGCGCGTTTGGGCATCTCCCGCAAAGTCGTGGTCGGGCACTGGGAAGACGGGCTTATCCGCCGCCGCATAGGCGGGTGGATGCGTACGGCTGTCGCGTTCGCGGAAAGCCGCGCGCTTAAAGTGGCGCGTTTTGGCGACAATATGCGGGAAGTCGCTGTTACTGAAGGCGACAAAGTCGAAGCGCAAGTCAAATTCGGCTGGTCGGTGAACGGTTACGGCATAGGCGACCTGGCCAAGCGGATTGATGCCGTTTCCGACGCGGAAGTGGACCGCTTGATGCGGGAATATGCGGAGCGGTATGAGATTGTGCCGGAAGGAAAAAGCCCTGGCGCGGTTCATGAGGCGATTCGTTACCAGGCGCGCCTTGAGCTTGGTTTGCGCGCATTTTTGCAGGAAGGCAATTTCAGCGCGTTCACCGACACGTTTGAAGATCTGCACGGTTTGCGGCAGCTGCCCGGGCTCGCTGTGCAGCGCCTCATGGAAGACGGATACGGGTTCGGCGGCGAGGGCGATTGGAAGACAGCCGCGCTTGTGCGCATCATGAAGATTATCGCCGACAATAAAGGGACATCATTTATGGAAGATTACACCTATCATCTTGATCCGGACAATGAACTGGTACTGGGCGCGCACATGCTGGAAATCTGCCCGACCATTGCGGCGGATAAGCCGCGAATCGAAGTGCATCCGCTTGGCATCGGCGGCAAGGAAGACCCGGCGCGGCTCGTGTTCAACGGCAAAGCAGGCAGCGCGGTGAACGCCTCGATCATCGATTTGGGCAGCCGTTTCCGCCTGATCGTAAACGAAGTCGAGGCGGTTGCGCCGCCGCATGCGATGCCAAAGCTGCCGGTGGCGCGCGTGATGTGGAAGGTCCGGCCAAATTTGCAAGATGGCGTCGAGTCCTGGATCCTGGCCGGAGGAGCACACCATACGGGCTTTTCCTATGCGGTCACATCCGAGCAGTTGGCGGACTTTGCGGAAATGGCGGGAATCGAGTGCGCGATTATCGGCGAAGGGACGAAACCGCAGGCGTTCCGCAACGAACTGCGGCTAAACGACCTGGCATGGCGCTTGCGCTAA
- a CDS encoding GntR family transcriptional regulator → MKHTQQPKYIQLKREILAWLQTGRLQPNDQMPSEHEIAGRFGISRQTVRHTLGELVQEGRLYRIQGKGTFVSPAKSGGSQGGQTIAMLTTYISDYIFPHIVRGAELSLRQKGYSLLLSSTDNDKEKELVHLQTILDQPPRGLIIEPTKSALGNPNLPYFLALRAQGIPFVMINERYPEMNCPCVKVDDASGGFKATEHLIQLGHKRIAGFFKTDDLQGVNRLKGFLLALEQYHVALRPEFVVSYSTEEKNTKPFAAALDMLKRKDRPTAFVCYNDELAVKLLDAIRLVGLTVPRQLSITGFDDSSLATASEIKLTTLTHPKADLGAKATEMLLDMIAGRPDGQPQDFVYAPELVIRESTCAWP, encoded by the coding sequence ATGAAGCATACACAACAGCCCAAGTATATCCAGTTGAAACGGGAAATTTTGGCATGGCTGCAAACGGGCCGCCTGCAACCGAATGATCAGATGCCGTCGGAGCATGAAATTGCCGGACGCTTTGGCATAAGCCGCCAGACCGTAAGGCATACGCTTGGCGAGTTGGTGCAGGAGGGAAGGCTGTACCGTATCCAGGGCAAAGGCACGTTCGTTTCTCCGGCAAAAAGCGGCGGGAGCCAAGGCGGACAAACGATCGCCATGCTGACCACATACATTTCCGATTATATTTTTCCCCATATCGTGCGCGGCGCGGAACTTTCGCTCAGGCAAAAAGGCTACAGCCTTTTGCTGTCCAGCACCGACAACGATAAGGAAAAAGAACTGGTCCATCTGCAGACAATTCTCGATCAGCCGCCGCGAGGATTGATAATCGAACCGACGAAAAGCGCGCTGGGCAATCCGAATTTGCCTTATTTTTTGGCACTGCGCGCGCAAGGCATCCCGTTTGTTATGATCAATGAACGATATCCCGAGATGAATTGCCCGTGCGTCAAGGTGGATGACGCATCAGGCGGATTCAAAGCGACAGAGCACCTGATTCAATTGGGGCATAAGCGCATCGCCGGATTTTTCAAAACCGACGATTTGCAAGGAGTAAACCGGCTGAAAGGATTTTTGCTCGCGCTTGAACAGTACCACGTAGCGCTGCGCCCGGAATTCGTCGTCAGCTATTCAACGGAAGAAAAAAATACAAAACCGTTTGCGGCGGCATTGGACATGCTCAAAAGAAAAGACCGGCCGACGGCGTTCGTGTGCTACAACGACGAACTGGCCGTGAAGCTGTTGGATGCGATCAGGCTGGTCGGATTAACCGTCCCGAGACAATTATCCATCACAGGATTTGACGATTCGAGCCTGGCGACCGCATCGGAAATCAAGCTGACAACGTTGACGCATCCCAAAGCGGATCTGGGCGCGAAAGCGACGGAGATGCTGCTTGACATGATCGCGGGCAGACCGGACGGGCAGCCGCAAGATTTTGTCTATGCGCCGGAGTTGGTCATTCGCGAGTCGACTTGCGCATGGCCATAA
- a CDS encoding ribulokinase, whose translation MAKKYAIGIDYGTQSGRAVLVDLADGTEVADHVTPYPHGVIDEVLPDTDVKLEPDWALQHPDDYIAVLRQSVPNVLQSSGVDPAHVIGVGIDFTACTMVPVNQDGVPLCLTDPYRKNPHSWVKLWKHHAAQDEATLINEIAARRGEKFLPRYGGKISSEWMIAKVWQILNEAPEIYAATDRFLECTDWVIFRLTGNILRNSCTAGYKSIWHKKDGYPGKDFFRALDPRLENLTETKLRGEIVPLGTRAGGLTAEMAALTGLLPGTSVAVGNVDAHAAVPGVGVVTPGKLVMAMGTSICHMLLGTEEKEIEGMCGVVEDGIIPGYLGYEAGQSAVGDIFEWYVEEAVPAYVKEAAAKQGIGVHAWLERKASAYRPGETGLLALDWWNGNRSVLVDTDLTGLLLGCTLLTKPEEIYRALFEATAFGTRKIIDAFHHNGVPVNELYACGGLPQKNQLLMQIYADVTNREIKIAASRQTPAVGAAMFAAVAAGKQNGGYDTIVEAAQNMARVRDTTVKPVPEHVAIYDQLYREYSRLHDYFGRGENDVMKRLKALKETTRRNTNG comes from the coding sequence ATGGCTAAAAAGTACGCAATCGGCATTGACTACGGCACGCAATCGGGGCGCGCCGTGCTTGTCGACCTTGCCGACGGGACGGAAGTAGCCGATCATGTCACGCCTTATCCGCACGGCGTAATCGATGAGGTGCTGCCCGATACGGACGTGAAGCTGGAGCCCGATTGGGCGCTGCAGCATCCGGACGACTATATCGCGGTATTGCGGCAATCCGTGCCGAATGTTTTGCAGTCGTCCGGTGTGGACCCCGCTCACGTGATCGGCGTCGGGATCGATTTTACCGCCTGCACGATGGTGCCGGTAAATCAGGACGGCGTTCCGCTCTGTCTGACCGATCCGTACAGGAAAAACCCGCATAGCTGGGTGAAACTGTGGAAACATCATGCGGCGCAGGACGAAGCGACGCTAATTAACGAAATTGCGGCCAGGCGGGGAGAGAAATTCCTGCCGCGCTATGGGGGGAAGATTTCTTCCGAATGGATGATCGCCAAAGTGTGGCAAATTCTGAATGAAGCGCCGGAAATTTATGCCGCAACGGATCGTTTTTTGGAATGTACGGATTGGGTCATTTTTCGTTTGACAGGCAACATTCTCCGCAACAGCTGCACAGCCGGTTACAAATCCATCTGGCACAAAAAGGACGGATATCCTGGCAAAGATTTCTTCAGAGCGCTTGACCCGCGCCTCGAAAACCTGACGGAAACCAAACTGCGCGGCGAGATTGTTCCGCTCGGGACAAGGGCGGGCGGTTTAACGGCGGAAATGGCGGCGCTTACAGGATTGCTGCCGGGAACCTCGGTGGCGGTCGGCAATGTGGACGCGCACGCTGCCGTACCGGGAGTGGGCGTCGTCACGCCGGGCAAACTGGTGATGGCAATGGGCACTTCGATCTGCCATATGCTGCTTGGCACCGAAGAAAAAGAAATCGAGGGCATGTGCGGAGTGGTCGAGGACGGCATTATTCCGGGGTATCTCGGTTATGAAGCGGGGCAATCGGCAGTCGGCGATATTTTTGAGTGGTATGTCGAAGAAGCCGTACCCGCATATGTGAAAGAAGCTGCGGCGAAACAAGGAATCGGCGTCCACGCGTGGCTGGAGCGGAAAGCGAGCGCTTACCGGCCGGGGGAAACGGGGTTGTTGGCGCTCGATTGGTGGAACGGGAACCGCTCCGTGCTGGTGGACACCGATTTGACCGGGCTTTTGCTCGGCTGCACGTTGCTGACGAAACCTGAGGAGATTTACCGGGCGCTTTTTGAAGCTACCGCCTTCGGCACGCGCAAAATCATTGACGCTTTTCATCATAATGGAGTGCCGGTCAATGAACTGTATGCATGCGGCGGATTGCCGCAAAAAAATCAGCTTTTGATGCAAATTTACGCCGATGTTACCAATCGCGAGATCAAAATTGCCGCTTCCCGGCAAACCCCCGCGGTCGGCGCTGCGATGTTCGCGGCGGTTGCGGCCGGCAAACAAAACGGCGGATACGATACGATAGTGGAAGCGGCGCAAAACATGGCGCGCGTCCGGGACACGACGGTTAAGCCGGTTCCGGAGCATGTGGCAATCTATGACCAGCTGTATCGGGAATATTCCCGATTGCACGACTATTTCGGGCGCGGCGAGAACGACGTGATGAAGCGCCTGAAGGCGTTGAAAGAAACAACGCGCCGCAACACAAACGGATAA
- a CDS encoding IclR family transcriptional regulator, producing the protein MEQKYWVPAVKKANDVLQILAAEPYQNKLIDLSKRLQINKSSMFSLLQTMERLGWVVRDKGDTYALGAIFGQWGNAYFKQYDLIRNFHLEAIITKEAVGETIQLAKLERHEILYLAKEEAPTPVRLASEPGMKFPAHATALGKAMLAQLPDDELKAVYANVPLRSLTPHTISSFAELVRNLRQVKENGLAFDLEEAVTGFCCVAAFVNAGPLGLAAVSCSIPVHQWEMKKERAAQAIRQLAARLSLSGNAP; encoded by the coding sequence ATGGAGCAAAAATATTGGGTTCCGGCGGTTAAAAAAGCGAATGATGTGCTGCAAATCCTGGCCGCTGAACCATATCAAAACAAATTGATTGATTTGTCCAAACGCTTGCAAATTAACAAGAGTTCCATGTTTTCCCTGTTGCAAACGATGGAGCGCCTGGGGTGGGTTGTTCGCGACAAGGGAGACACTTATGCTTTGGGCGCCATATTCGGCCAATGGGGGAATGCTTATTTTAAGCAATATGATTTGATCCGGAACTTTCACCTGGAGGCGATAATAACGAAGGAGGCGGTGGGTGAAACCATTCAACTGGCGAAACTGGAGCGCCATGAAATTCTTTATCTTGCCAAAGAAGAGGCGCCGACCCCGGTGCGGCTCGCTTCGGAACCGGGAATGAAATTTCCCGCGCATGCGACCGCTTTGGGAAAAGCGATGCTGGCTCAATTGCCGGATGATGAACTGAAAGCTGTTTATGCGAATGTACCCTTGCGCAGCCTTACTCCTCATACCATCTCGTCTTTTGCCGAGTTGGTTCGGAATTTGCGTCAGGTTAAAGAAAATGGGCTTGCGTTCGATCTTGAGGAAGCGGTAACCGGCTTTTGCTGCGTGGCGGCATTTGTCAATGCCGGCCCGCTGGGGCTGGCCGCCGTAAGTTGCTCCATCCCTGTTCACCAGTGGGAGATGAAAAAAGAGCGGGCCGCGCAAGCAATTCGCCAACTGGCGGCACGATTGTCGTTAAGCGGCAACGCACCTTAG
- the araD gene encoding L-ribulose-5-phosphate 4-epimerase, with protein sequence MLEQLKEAVLTANLELPRRRLVMFTWGNVSGIDRERGLMVIKPSGVAYEKLRRDDMVVTDLDGNVVEGKLRPSSDTPTHVVLYKAFPQIGGVVHTHSPWATSWSQAGMGIPALGTTHADYFYGEIPCTRKMTEAEITGAYERETGNVIVETLNGLDPLQMPGVLVHSHAPFVWGKDPADAVHHAVVLEEVAKIAARACALNPRVQPMDQTLLDRHFLRKHGANAYYGQRVSSHG encoded by the coding sequence TTGTTGGAACAATTAAAAGAAGCGGTGTTGACCGCGAATCTGGAGCTTCCGCGGCGGCGGCTCGTTATGTTCACCTGGGGCAATGTGAGCGGCATTGATCGCGAACGCGGGTTGATGGTCATCAAGCCGAGCGGGGTAGCATACGAAAAGCTGCGGCGCGACGATATGGTGGTAACCGATCTGGACGGCAACGTTGTGGAAGGCAAATTGCGCCCGTCCTCCGATACCCCTACACATGTTGTGCTGTATAAAGCATTTCCGCAAATCGGCGGAGTCGTGCACACGCATTCGCCGTGGGCAACCAGTTGGTCGCAGGCCGGCATGGGGATACCGGCGCTCGGGACGACGCACGCCGATTATTTTTACGGAGAAATTCCCTGTACGCGCAAAATGACGGAGGCGGAAATTACCGGAGCGTATGAGCGGGAAACCGGCAATGTCATCGTGGAGACGCTGAACGGGCTCGATCCGCTGCAGATGCCGGGCGTGCTCGTGCATAGCCACGCGCCGTTTGTCTGGGGCAAAGATCCCGCCGATGCGGTCCATCATGCGGTTGTGCTGGAAGAGGTGGCGAAAATCGCGGCGCGCGCCTGTGCGCTCAATCCCCGTGTGCAGCCGATGGACCAGACGTTGCTGGATCGCCATTTTTTGCGTAAACATGGAGCGAATGCATATTACGGGCAAAGGGTGAGCAGTCATGGCTAA
- a CDS encoding AraC family transcriptional regulator, protein MPIQADLNVLSSGYSFHKKPYSIKTERLKFYLFRLQTEGTSIMRVDNRLQKIVPGDLLIFGMGEPYELIINRDSLSDPTAEIASGDYYLFARGPWMDEWWKQQKRPQKLNIQLNDNLISLFRQLVAEQRKPARRSDEILLHYTKIICLTIDRMLTELPGEGKAYVAQRIKRYIEQNSAFPFKLEDAAAAAGVSVSRAVHLFKQTFGKSIMQYTLEVRLHLARERLIYSPVPLHVIAETSGFSSYTYFFRVFREHFGLSPKQYRNKYSEY, encoded by the coding sequence ATGCCTATTCAAGCTGATTTAAACGTGCTTTCTTCCGGCTATTCTTTTCATAAAAAACCATATTCGATCAAAACGGAGCGTCTGAAGTTTTATTTGTTTCGCTTGCAGACGGAAGGAACCAGCATCATGCGCGTTGACAACAGGCTGCAGAAAATCGTTCCCGGCGATCTGCTGATTTTTGGCATGGGCGAGCCGTACGAGTTGATTATCAATCGCGATTCGCTCTCTGATCCAACCGCGGAAATCGCGAGCGGGGACTATTATTTGTTTGCGCGGGGACCGTGGATGGATGAATGGTGGAAACAGCAAAAACGCCCGCAAAAGCTGAATATCCAGTTAAACGACAACCTGATCTCGCTGTTTCGCCAACTCGTCGCGGAACAGCGCAAGCCTGCCCGGCGGTCGGATGAAATCCTTCTCCACTATACGAAAATCATCTGCCTTACCATCGATCGGATGCTGACCGAACTGCCCGGCGAAGGCAAAGCATATGTGGCGCAGCGCATCAAACGCTACATCGAACAAAATTCCGCATTTCCGTTTAAACTGGAAGACGCCGCCGCCGCAGCCGGCGTCAGCGTCTCCAGAGCCGTTCATTTATTCAAGCAAACATTCGGCAAAAGCATCATGCAGTATACGTTGGAAGTCAGGCTGCATTTGGCGCGGGAGCGGTTAATTTACAGCCCGGTGCCCTTGCACGTCATTGCCGAAACTTCCGGATTTTCCAGCTACACGTACTTTTTCCGGGTTTTCCGCGAGCACTTCGGCCTGTCGCCGAAACAGTACCGAAACAAATACTCGGAGTACTGA
- a CDS encoding fumarylacetoacetate hydrolase family protein, with protein sequence MKLLTFVENGNECLGVKTEHGIVDVKAALSVIPAEKAVARSVHEVIAGGPEAVAVLREFVEKAVAEAKAGKPAKYMLDEAAITFGPCVPHPQKIICVGLNYRKHAEETGAQIPEYPVLFNKFNNTLTGHGADVVLPNVSRKVDYEAELVLVIGKKTKNVAKKDALNHVFGYCNVNDLSARDLQMRTSQWLLGKTCDGFSPLGPYLVTADEVENPNNLAIRTIVNGEVRQQSNTSDMIFPCDELVSYISRHFTLEPGDIILTGTPEGVVLGYPVDKQVYLQDGDVVTVEIAGLGSLTNRMVKEV encoded by the coding sequence ATGAAACTGCTTACTTTTGTTGAAAACGGAAATGAATGCCTGGGCGTTAAAACAGAACATGGAATTGTGGATGTGAAAGCGGCGCTTTCCGTCATACCCGCTGAAAAAGCGGTCGCAAGGTCGGTGCACGAGGTGATTGCAGGCGGCCCGGAAGCCGTGGCGGTGTTGCGCGAGTTTGTCGAAAAAGCCGTGGCGGAAGCGAAAGCGGGGAAACCCGCAAAATATATGCTGGACGAGGCTGCCATTACATTCGGACCGTGCGTCCCGCATCCGCAAAAAATCATTTGTGTGGGCCTGAACTACCGCAAACATGCGGAGGAAACCGGCGCGCAGATTCCGGAATACCCGGTTTTATTCAATAAATTCAACAATACGTTGACCGGCCACGGCGCCGATGTTGTGCTGCCGAACGTTTCCAGGAAAGTTGATTATGAAGCGGAACTCGTTTTGGTAATCGGCAAAAAGACGAAAAATGTCGCGAAAAAAGACGCGCTGAATCATGTTTTCGGCTACTGCAATGTCAACGACTTGTCGGCGCGGGATTTGCAGATGCGAACATCGCAATGGCTGCTCGGCAAAACGTGCGACGGCTTCTCGCCGTTAGGGCCGTATCTGGTAACGGCGGATGAAGTGGAAAATCCGAATAATCTGGCCATCCGCACCATTGTGAACGGCGAAGTGCGCCAGCAGTCCAACACTTCCGATATGATATTTCCTTGCGACGAACTTGTTAGCTACATTTCCCGGCATTTTACACTTGAACCGGGCGACATCATTTTAACAGGGACTCCGGAAGGGGTTGTCCTGGGGTACCCGGTGGACAAACAGGTTTATTTGCAGGATGGCGACGTGGTCACAGTTGAAATCGCGGGGCTTGGTTCGCTGACCAATCGCATGGTGAAAGAGGTTTAA